One Halorarum halophilum DNA window includes the following coding sequences:
- a CDS encoding ABC transporter substrate-binding protein: MIKVVGAGSFVGLAGCTSSRAGDGGSGGTVGGGGDSKWGDFSGETLHFVTGESDDASQEFWDRVTQDFAAETGADIKVEYTGFGSAQIQRIAQLVQAGEAPTVNQTAFHQVATFVENDILVPLTDVMDDQVAPAIGNPNDASRFEFEGDLYQIPFWNNVGDFFYREDLADEVGMGAPDTWDKVLEYAEKVDGIRPGLNGSYVAAGQGAHAVAQLASWLYNNDGRIVERDSSGDLRIAIQDGKMRDRFVETLEFQRDLHEFSPEASDSTWDTLASSMAQNTAACQWYVGFRPPVRSFRAEQDFAEHVRCLQHPTSPAGSRTGRGGADGLSVFRNSNEEMGKQFIAFMMRPKYLLDLYMSIAPVHNIPAYPDFQQSDDYQEALKDLPYNQEDIAEYQERVANDWISYPAETEPPNPYIGAVFERSPLWDMQTEVLVNDTDIDVAIDQYAPKMQANLDETAGQ; encoded by the coding sequence ATGATTAAGGTCGTCGGAGCGGGTTCATTTGTTGGACTCGCCGGGTGTACGAGTAGCAGAGCCGGAGACGGCGGCTCCGGCGGAACGGTGGGCGGCGGCGGCGACAGCAAGTGGGGCGACTTCAGCGGGGAGACGCTCCACTTCGTCACCGGCGAGTCCGACGACGCCTCCCAGGAGTTCTGGGACAGGGTGACCCAGGACTTCGCGGCGGAAACGGGCGCCGACATCAAGGTGGAGTACACGGGATTTGGCTCCGCCCAGATCCAGCGCATCGCGCAGCTGGTCCAAGCCGGTGAGGCGCCTACCGTCAACCAAACCGCCTTCCATCAGGTGGCGACGTTCGTCGAAAACGACATCCTCGTTCCGCTGACGGACGTGATGGACGACCAGGTCGCCCCGGCGATCGGCAATCCGAACGACGCGAGCCGGTTCGAGTTTGAGGGGGACCTGTACCAGATTCCGTTCTGGAACAACGTCGGGGATTTCTTCTACCGGGAAGACCTGGCCGATGAGGTCGGGATGGGCGCGCCCGACACGTGGGACAAGGTGCTCGAGTACGCAGAGAAGGTCGACGGGATTCGGCCGGGGCTCAACGGCTCGTACGTCGCCGCCGGGCAAGGTGCCCACGCCGTGGCCCAGCTCGCGAGTTGGCTGTACAACAACGATGGTCGGATCGTCGAGCGCGATTCGAGCGGAGACCTCAGGATCGCCATCCAGGACGGGAAAATGCGCGACCGCTTCGTAGAGACCCTCGAGTTCCAGCGCGACCTGCATGAGTTCTCGCCGGAGGCGAGCGACTCCACTTGGGACACGCTCGCCAGTTCCATGGCGCAGAATACCGCGGCATGCCAGTGGTACGTCGGGTTCCGCCCGCCGGTCCGGTCGTTCCGGGCCGAACAGGACTTCGCGGAGCACGTGCGGTGCCTACAGCATCCGACGTCGCCGGCGGGCTCGAGAACTGGGCGCGGCGGCGCCGACGGGCTCTCCGTGTTCAGAAACTCCAACGAGGAGATGGGCAAGCAGTTCATAGCGTTCATGATGCGGCCGAAGTACTTGCTCGACCTGTACATGTCCATCGCACCGGTGCACAACATCCCGGCGTACCCCGACTTCCAGCAAAGCGACGACTATCAGGAGGCGCTCAAGGATCTGCCATACAACCAGGAGGACATCGCCGAGTACCAAGAGCGGGTCGCGAACGATTGGATATCGTACCCCGCGGAGACGGAACCGCCGAACCCCTACATCGGGGCGGTCTTCGAACGCTCTCCCCTGTGGGACATGCAGACCGAGGTGCTCGTCAACGACACCGACATCGACGTGGCCATCGACCAGTACGCCCCGAAGATGCAGGCAAACCTGGACGAGACCGCCGGCCAGTAA
- a CDS encoding enolase C-terminal domain-like protein has product MTPSITAIECVKFSYPIENMRSIGSSGGAVYDPGHVTERPVFAIRIESDLGVTGEYIASNTPPDHLLAQVGMVAGDLLGENPLRIERIWGTLNQSLRKYDKMGHGPIDIALWDLAGKYRDAPVHELLGSYRTRLPTYASTHHGDTNGGLDSPEAYADFAEECLDMGYPAFKIHGWSGDDVDIDREIETVLTVDKRVGDEMDLMLDPGCSYRTFADAIKVGRACDKAEFFWYEDPYSDGGLSQHSHHKLRELIDTPLLQCEHVRGLQIHTDFIANGATDFVRADPEYDGGITGAMKIARIAEGFGLDVEYHAPCPARRHCMAATRNTNYYEMALVHPDTPCTRHVPAYKGDYADLLDSIDNDGTVPVPDGPGLGVEIDWSYVESNEVDRWVYR; this is encoded by the coding sequence ATGACACCGTCGATTACGGCCATCGAGTGCGTCAAGTTCAGCTACCCGATCGAGAACATGCGGTCGATTGGGAGCAGCGGCGGAGCGGTTTACGACCCTGGACACGTCACAGAGCGACCGGTGTTCGCCATCCGGATCGAATCCGACCTCGGTGTGACCGGCGAGTACATCGCCTCGAACACGCCGCCGGACCACCTCCTCGCCCAGGTCGGGATGGTGGCGGGCGACCTCCTTGGAGAGAACCCGCTACGGATCGAGCGAATATGGGGAACGTTGAACCAATCGCTCAGGAAGTACGACAAGATGGGCCACGGGCCAATTGACATCGCGCTGTGGGACCTCGCCGGCAAGTACCGCGACGCGCCCGTCCACGAGCTGCTCGGGTCCTACCGGACCAGACTTCCCACATACGCCTCGACGCACCACGGTGACACCAACGGTGGCCTCGATTCTCCGGAGGCGTATGCCGACTTCGCCGAGGAGTGTCTGGACATGGGCTATCCGGCGTTCAAGATCCACGGCTGGTCGGGCGACGACGTGGACATCGATCGCGAGATCGAGACCGTCCTCACGGTGGACAAGCGCGTGGGCGATGAGATGGACTTGATGCTCGACCCCGGATGTTCCTACCGGACGTTCGCAGACGCGATCAAGGTCGGACGTGCGTGCGATAAGGCGGAGTTCTTCTGGTATGAAGACCCCTACAGCGACGGTGGACTCTCCCAGCACTCCCACCACAAGCTCCGCGAATTGATCGACACGCCGCTGTTGCAGTGTGAGCACGTGCGCGGATTGCAGATACACACGGACTTCATCGCGAACGGGGCGACCGACTTCGTTCGCGCGGACCCCGAGTACGACGGCGGCATCACGGGCGCAATGAAAATCGCGCGGATCGCCGAGGGATTCGGGCTTGACGTTGAGTACCACGCGCCCTGTCCGGCGCGGCGCCACTGCATGGCCGCCACCAGGAACACGAATTACTATGAGATGGCACTGGTGCACCCGGACACGCCGTGCACCCGTCACGTCCCGGCGTACAAGGGAGATTACGCCGACCTCCTCGACTCCATCGACAACGACGGGACGGTCCCCGTTCCCGACGGTCCCGGCCTCGGCGTCGAGATCGACTGGTCGTACGTCGAATCGAACGAGGTCGACCGGTGGGTTTACCGGTGA